CGGTTTAcaaggacaacaacaaccgcagcAGATATACGGAATGGACCCCCAGCAGACGTGGCCGATTCAAGGAATAGATGCCACTGTTGCTAGCGCAGCAATGGATACTGCAAGCCAAGACGACAACTGGAGCAATAGCTCTCGCAGCGGCCCAACGGCCCCCACGACTCTAAACGTGGAAGACTGGTATGTCGACCTCCGCCTCTTCGATGAGCCTGCATTTGCTCACCAACTACTTTCCAGGTTCCAATTCTTCGGTATCAACGGCAGCTTCGGCGAAATGGCGGCCTGAGCTAGCTTATTTATGGCTGTACAACATATCTGAATCTGACTTTTTGCTTTCTAGTGTTTTGTTTCCAGAGTGGACATGATAATATTGTGTCATTGCTTCTACAATGACTTTGACTTTTCCGACAGGAGTTATCTTGTCATGATTACTGGGTTATAATGGACGATGTTTTCGATTCTTGCCAATCCTCGCTATGAGACTGTTATCCGTTCGCTGCAGAGGAGGCGATTGTTCATTGCGAAATTATCACCATGTGTCACTGTCTCTTGTTTCGTCCTAGCGAGCGCTGTACGGAAGGCGTACGGCCAGGGAGTACGGATGGCGTGAAGTTCGAGGTCATGTGCATTATGAGAATTGACGGCAGATTTAAATGAGGGTGGTCAATCCTCAATGACTATGTATATAGAAGGAAAAGCTTTCTGTGTCTGCAGTTTATACTCTTTAAGTTCGTTTACAACCACATGTGCTGCCCCAGGTGTCTGTCCATATCTAGTTTAGTCTGGATGACGACATCTCTTTCTTTGCCGAGGGGCCAATCAGCGACTGCGGGTGCGTATGACTAAATTCCATCCATGGAGAATCGACGTCGGGGAATGACTCTTTGGACCAAAATATTAAGACACCACCGCTACTCCTGACCTTGTACATATTTTTGCTCACTAAATTGCCGGGCTCTATTGTCAGAATTGCCCGAGTACCTCAATTTCTACTCATCTCGTCCCCAGCCCTGACCTTTTCCCACTATCTCGTCCTTCCCTCCGGCCCTCCGCGCTTCCCGCCCCCGCAGCGATGTCGGCCTCCAATGTGTTGAAAAAGACATTCCCTCAGGTCGATGCTGAAGGTCACGACCTGCCCCCTTCCCCTGCTCCGTCGAGCCCTCATGGGACCAGACGCTACAATATTGCGACAGAGCTCGTCTATACAGAGAGCAATGACCAGTACAATGCCAGCAGTGTCCCGATCTACCAGGTACAACCACACCCCTTGCTATACCAATAATTCGCCGATAAAGCTAATTGCCGCATCTAGAGCGCAACCTTCAAGCAGTCATCACacgagggaggaggagagtaTGACTACACCCGGTCGGGCAATCCAACTCGCACACATCTCGAACGACACCTAGCCAAGGTCATGTCGGCGCAGCGCGCCCTCGTCGTATCCTCCGGAATGGCAGCTTTGGATGTGATTACTCGTCTTCTCCGGCCCGGTGATGAGGTTGTCACTGGTGATGACCTGTATGGCGGAACTAACCGACTCCTCAAATACCTCTCGACCAACGGTGGCATTATCGTTCACCACGTTGACACGACTAACCccgagaaggtgaaggaagTTCTGTCTGAAAAGACCGCCATGGTGCTCCTGGAGACGCCGACAAACCCGCTCATCAAGATCGTTGATATCCCTACAATTGCTACTGCGTCGCACGAAGCCAACCCCGGGGCTCTGGTTATCGTGGATAACACCATGATGTCCCCGCTTCTGCTCAACCCTCTCGATCTCGGTGCGGATATCGTTTATGAGAGTGGAACAAAGTATCTGTCCGGCCACCACGACCTCATGGCTGGAGTCATTGCAGTCAACGACGCCAGCCTCGGCGagcggctcttcttccccatcAATGCGTCCGGCTGTGGTCTATCGCCATTCGACTCATGGCTGCTCATGCGCGGAGTCAAAACACTCAAGGTCCGCATGGACCAGCAGCAATCAAACACACAGCGAATTGCAGAGTTTCTGGAATCGCACGGATTCAAGGTCCGCTACCCCGGACTGCGGTCACACCCTCAATATGACCTCCACCACTCCATGTCCCGGGGATCTGGGGCCGTGCTCTCGTTTGAGACTGGTGATGTCTCGGTCAGTGAGCGCATTGTTGCGAACGCGAAGCTGTGGGCTATTAGCGTTAGTTTTGGCTGTGTCAACAGCTTGATCAGCTTGCCTTGCCGGATGAGCCATGCCAGTATCGATGCCAAAACGCGAGCGGAGCGCGCGATGCCCGAGGATTTAATCCGGCTGTGCGTTGGTATTGAAGACGTAGATGATCTCATTGATGACCTGCAGCGAGCGGTAAGTTTTTTGAATTGGTCTGGACTGCTTGGCATTTGCTAATATCTATTCTACAGCTGGTGCAAGCGGGCGCTGTTAACGTCACTCTCGATGGCATTGAAGCGAACACGCCACAGGCGGCGTCTGCATAGACGGGGGACTGGAGGGTAAATATGGATTTAAAACTCATTGAACACTTGGCGGGCATGTGGCGTTGGGCGTATGTGTCATAAAACTTGAACTTGATATAATCATTGGTTACTGGTAATAAAGTCCGGGTTGAGATCTCGGGGTAAATCGTAAAGCCGGCATCGGAGCCTGGAACCCGACCGGCCCCGTCTCGTCCGCATCGTCGTTGAGTCGACTAATGAAATCGACGCCAAAAACAAGCCAGTCATCACCTCATCTCTCCAATTTATTTGCCGTGCTTTATCCCTCGTTTATCCTCCATTTCTTCCGCGATGTTATAGAGCTTTAGTCGCAGCTAATTAGTCTGTTTCTTCTCATTTTGCCGTTTCTACTTCTTTAGACTTTGTCTCAATCTCCGGCGGCATTCCGGAAGTCTATTTGTTCATCGTGTCTGCAGATAGCTGCGATCATGTCGCGAACCCTGTCCCCAGATGCAGCTCTCCCCATTCCATCGCGGGATAAGAAATGGAATACCAATCGGTTAGGAGCGCGACTCGGAGTCGACGTCGTCAGTGCCGCAACAGCTGGTGCCCTGACGTGTCCCGTCATCACTGTGATTGATCGGTAAGccggcttcggcttcatctGAATCCCAAATTAAACCGAACAGCAGCTAACGAACTGTTGATTTACAGAGCCATCATTGAAAAGGCGGCAAAGGGAGTCCCAATCCGCCAAACAATCACGTCCTCCTTCCGGTCGATCCTCTCAAAACCGTCGGGTTTCTTTCTCGGCACGCCCTTCCTCCTTATCTACACATTATACACGTCAACCTACCTGACGGCGAACACAATTGATACAGTCACTTCGACGCTGAAAGATAAACCCTTCTCGACTGTGTTCCCAGACACCGCAAAGTTCCTCACAACGACCGCCGTGAACATGGGGATATGCGTTTACAAAGACGCGCGGTTCGCAAGGTTATTCGGCGCAAACCCACAACCGGCCCAGCCTCAAGGCACATCATCGACGAACGGGCCTTCCTCAACAGtaccaacaagaacaacaccCCCAGCATCATGTCATCCTTCCAGCGCGGGCGGAGCACCAAAAGTACCCAAGATCTCATACACCCTGTTCTGTCTCCGCGACAGCATCACaatcttcgcctccttcaaTATCCCTGCCTACATTGCGCCGTCAATACCGGACGCCGTCGCCGCAACGCCCGGGATGAAGGCCGCTATTGCGCAGTTCAGCTGTCCGGCGCTCATGCAGTTCGCGAGTACGCCGATGCATCTGCTCGGGTTGGATTTGTATAACCGACAACCACCCGGTGGGCTGGGGTGGCGGGAACGAGCGTCGAGGATAAGAAGGGACTATGTGCCGAGTTGTTTTGCGCGGATGGGGAAGATTGTTCCTGCTTATggagttggtggtgttgttaaTGTCAGGATGAGGGCTGAGTTGATGGGTTATCTTGAGGGGTTAGAGGCGTAAGCCTCTCTATatcttttccctttttttttttcacttTATTTGACGAAATTTGGGGGTTTCATGTGGTTGACTATTTACGACGACACTCCACTCACTCATAGATGGCGTTTTGGGGCTGACGAGGGCGTTTTGGGATTTTGCTGGTTCGGTTTACTGGGTAACGATAGATCTAGATCTTGTTTAATTATGCCACTATGGCAATTCACGGAATAATACCTAGCATGGATCTCGCATTCTACGATCTCGTCTGTTTCTTGATACTAAGATGAGTCAGGACATCCCCTGTTTCCCCAGACTTTCTTGGCCTTCGCCACTGCCGGAGTAATTGGGCCTTTTCCACGGTTCCGCTCTGTAGTTCCCCGACCATCGGGCGAGAACGGATGGAATATCGGGATTTCCTCTCCTGGGCAGTTGCATGAGCTACTTAGGGCTCCGGTGTGGCGTTACTTTCCATTCCTATGTAAGTGAGTTGAAGACTGTACGCCGTATACCTCAAGTGTGAAGACTCGCTGGAGTCAATCCGGGCGAACCCCGGGTAAACCTGTTGATATGCATCTATGGCTGCGGGGGAGCTCCAGAAGAGACGCGGAGACGACCCTTGATCGGCGGAATATTGGAGACCACAAGGAATTGCTGCTGGCGTTTACACTTGAATAGGCAGTTGGCGCAATTGTGCAGGTTTGGTCTGCACGCTGCAGCATCGAGATCGACATCCGATGGATGCTCTTGCTGGCTGATGAGTGCGTCGACCGGCAAGGCGGGCCGGAATGCCTGGTTGAATGGATCTAGTGGATTTGAAGCTGAAGTGCATGAGTATTGGTCTTCCTAATGGTTGGATGAGACCGCACTGTCCGTATCGTGAACTGGGGAAAGCTGCGTTGAAAGTGCCCTTGTCCAGCCCTTACTGCCAACTCCACCGTTATCAATGCGCTGCCTTTCCCTTCCTTTTACCGCAAGAGATCAACAGAGTCAGAGTCTCCTCGCCTGCAGAGTTAAACTGTAAACACCTGCGCTTATGCTATCCAGCCACTGCTATTGCTACCTGGGGTTGGAGAGCTGTAGAATGGAAACTATAAAGACCTCGTCAAATCCTCCCGCCAATATACTGAAAATAAACTGTGAGTTGCCATGAGCTTACCATGGCCTTCCTCCACTGGTTCCTATTCCTCCTCGCGACCACAGCCACAACTGCAAACTACAGCAGCGACTATGACTATATCATAGTCGGTGGCGGCACAGCCGGACTAACAGTCGCCAACCGACTATCAAAAGACCCTTCGGTCTCGATTCTGGTCATCGAACCGGGTCAAGCCGAGTTCGACAACCCCGATGTCACCGATATCTCGCGTCTCGCATATACATACGACAGTCCAATCGACTGGGCCTACGAGACCACCAAACAGTCCTTTGGGGGTCGACGCCAGATCATGCGTGCTGGAAAGGCTCTAGGCGGGACTAGCGTTATGAATGGTGCGTCCGTCTGCTGTGTCTATATCTGCCAGTTAACTGACCGTGTAAACTATTAGGAGCGGCATACGTCCGCGCAGAAAACACCCAACTTGACGCTCTCCGGGACTTCAAGATTGCGGACTGGACATGGGAATCTCTCTTCCCTTACTACCTCAAGAGTGAGGCTCTGCGCACTCCAAACAAGACACAGGTCGATGCGGGCGCGCCTGTAATCCCTTCCTACCACGGCCACGACGGGCCGGTGCAAGTTGGATTTATGGATATGCGCAAGCAGTATAGTGACCTTCCGTCGATTCTTAACCGTACACTGGCATCCATGGGTGTTCCGTGGAATGGGGACCTGAATTCTGGTACTATGCGTGGATTCTCGATGCATCCGTATACCGTCGATGAGCGGAATGTGCGCAGTGATGCTGCGACGGCGTATTATCTGCCTGCTGCAAAGAGAGGGAATCTGGAGGTCATGTTTAATGCGTCTGTTGAGAGGATTGTATGGGGCGACCGAGTCGACCAGGAGGAAGGCCTTGTTGCGAAGGGGGTAGAGGTTTATGGATCAGATAAAGACGGAAGAAAGCAAGTGGTGAATGCACGGAAAGAGGTGATTCTAGCTGCTGGTGCGATGAAGTCGTCTGCTATCCTGGAACTGTCTGGCGTTGGAAATCCAAGGTCTGTATCCTCCTTCTATAAAAGCCAGACGCATCCATTCTCACGCAGGTATATGTAGAGTCCTCCAAAAACACGGAATCCCCGTCCAGATCAACCTGCCCAGCGTGGGCGAGAACCTACAAGACCAACTCAACACCTCCTTCGTTCTCACCACCAAAGTCCCCATAACAGGAACCCGCACAGTCGCTTTCGTCTCAGCATCCGACCTCTTCGGCGCGTCGACAGAATCCATCGCGGCCTCCATCCACGCCCAAATCCCAAAGTATGCTGAAGCAACCGCCAACGAAACAAACGGGGCAATGACGAGGGAAACCCTGCAGCGGCTGTTCGAAAGCCAGCATGATCTGATGTTTGACAAGGGCATTCCCGTTGGCGAGTTCGTCTTTATCCTGGATGGCCCCGGTCAACTCCACGTTGGATACTGGGGTCTTCTCCCCTTTTCAAGGGGCAGTGTCCATGTTACCTCGAGGGATCCGCGGGCCTCACCGACGGTTAACCCGAACTATGGAATGTTGGGCTGGGACATTCAAGTCCAGATCGCGATGTCCAAGTTCCTGCGCAGGATGTTCCGGAGTGGTGAGTTAGGCCAGCTAATCGATACCGAGACGGTGCCGGGGTTGGACTTTATCCCAGATGATGCATCAGATGAGGCGTGGATGGAGTGGATAGGAGAGCAGTGTATGTGGAATCCTTCTATACTCCCAGTTGGCATTCACTGATTGAACAGATACCCCGAATTACCACGCCATTGGAACCACGTCTATGCTGCCCCGAGAGATGGGAGGGGTGTTGGATACACGCTTAAAAGTCTATGGGACTCGCAATGTGCGCGTTGTTGATTCTTCTGTCTTTCCTGTTCAGCTTTGTGGTCATCCTACGGCCAATATCTACGCGGTGGGCGAGTGGGTTGCTGATGTGATCAAGGAGGATGGCTGTAATACACTACTTTAAAAAGTAGTTATCTTGATTTTGGATAGTAAAGAATAGCAGGAGGTAATTGGTTGGTACATTGGTCTGGCTTGGGGGCTTGGTGATTGCTTAAGGagcttatttatatttatagcacACTCTGACGTCGAAACATCCGGGATGGGATTTATCGGATTGAGCCAGATTCTCGATACAAAATAAGTTGCAGTCGGATAGACTGATATCTGGCTGAGTAGAGCCCGGACGAATTGACTCCCGAGCAGTGAACTGGGCAACCAATCAGGTTGCATAAAAGGTTCAACAAGTAAAGAAGCGGCTTAACCTGATTGGGGAGCATTCTGCGCGGGCAGTGAAGCCATCATGGCTGGCCTGCTTATAAGAAGGTCTGCATGCCAGGATAGATTCTCATTCCGTATACACCGTCCTGGGTTCAATCTAGCCAAAACAATCAATCCCGTCAATTATCGCCAAAATGCACAAACCAACAGTCGCTTTCTTCGGCGCCACTGGTGGCTGCACCCTCGCCTGCCTTGTGCCCGCTCTCCAAGCAGGATACAACTGCGTCGCCTGTACGTCCACCTCTTTACCAGAGAATCCATTATCTAGTACCAAATATtaactctatatatatagtggCTCGCACACCCAAGAAACTCACCGACCTCCTCACCACGCGCGGAATCCCCCCGGCGACGCTCTCCGCACAGCTAACCCTAATCGAAGGCTCCGCATCCgacctcaacgccatcacccAAACCCTCTTCCCAGCAAACCTGCCCCCAGCCTCAATGATCATCTCCGGCGTTGGCGGCGCCCCAGACTTCTCGCAGCCTCTCTCGCCCAAATTCGTCGGCAAGACGATCTGCCAGGACACCGTCCGCAACATCCTCGAGGTTCTGCGCGAGCACAAGCACGAGCACGAGGAGAAACAGAAGCCCAAGCCTGTCCTCGtggccatctcctccacAGGACTGACAAAGGAGCGCGATATCCCGCTTGCCATGGTCCCGCTGTATAACTGGATGTTGAAGATCCCGCACGCGGACAAGAGAGTCATGGAGGGGCTTATCTTTGAGGAAGTTGCCCGGCCCGAGGCTGAAAAGGTCATTTCGGACTATGTGGTGATCCGGCCGAGCTTTTTGACGAGTGGGGCGAGTcagagggagaaggtgcGCGTGTTGAAGGGCCAGGGCGAGGGTCAGAATACGGCGGTTGGCATCTCTTGTCCGTTTGTTGGGTATACGATTTGTAgggaggatgttggcggGTTTATGTTTGGGttggtggaggggttggatgggGGGAAGGCTGGGAGGGAGTATTATAGTAGCGTTGTTTCTATTTCGCACTGATGCGTTGATATGATTGTTCTGTGATATCAGGGTGGCGGGCGTTTGGATATGTTTATAGATACTTGATAGTTGAATGTCAACCACAAACATGCGCTGTCTCTCCACGTATCGGCTCTTCTGCAGTAGTCTCCCAGGATCCTGCTGGAAGTGCTTGTATCTGGGAAGACCGTCGCCATTCATTCTCCACTGCCTGCTTACAGGCCACCTTCTCCTGATCCCATCAGGGAAAATGAATAGTTTGGGACCGGATGCAACGGCCCCATAGATCCCAGTCACACTCCCAAACAACCAGTACCCCCTGCTGCAGCCGGTCATCCAGCAAGTGAAGCAGTGCCTGTCTAGGAGACGAGCGCCACGTGGAAGCGTAAAGTAATCGGCCCAGATAGGCCCGTAGTCACCTCAAACGAAGTCCTTCAGACAtagaggatgaggaagagccagGATTGATGAATAGACATGCTGCTCTATACCATAACAAGTAAGCATATATGCAAGTGATCAACTGCTTTTAAAGTATGAGTTCTATCAAGTCTAATCTACGATTCTCACTGGTTGTTGCACTTCATTGGCCAAACTGCATTGAGCCCTAATCCTGAATTGCAAGCCCTACGCCAAAACAAGCTTCTCTAGATAAAACTAGCTGCACTCGCTGAAAAGTGTTTCTCATGGCCTTGTGTTACTTTACCTGCCTAGCTTGTCATAATAGGCTGCCACAAGGCCAAGTAGCTGCCTGTTTATGTTCACAATTCACAGCCGGAAAGTGTTGTCCAGTGAGCGAGCAGCAGTGAATTTTCACAATAAAGAACTGGAGCTCCTTACTATATTATGTATTCGATTCTCTCCATGTTCACTGCTCATTACTGAAGCCAATAAGCGATGTAGTCTGCTTTGCCGCTAAACTACTTCTATACAGAATGTAGATACTCTGTGAAGAGAATTATGAAGTGTTCTTGGCCCTGGTATCTGGACTTGCTATATCAATCCTCTTTTATCAAACATTGTCTCCTTTCCTCTCTGTTCCTCTGGACTCTCGCTGATGACTATAACAGTTTCtgctcctgcagcttccacTCAGCAtatcatcctcttcaccagGTTCTTTTCTCTGTTCGAGATGTACGGCAAGCGAGGCAGGCTCAACAGGGTGCCAACCAAAAACAAGATGCCCACACGCCCTGCAAAGAAGTCGGTTCTTCCAAGCTATCCCACGTATATGCACACGACGCTCCAACTAACTGCTGTCTTCAGGCAACTCCCCCCCAGCATTGTCACTAGTCCATTCTTCCCTAATATATTTGCACCCTTGCTCGCACTGGATCCTCACCCCGCCAGTCTTCCCAATGGTCCTGATCAGCTATGGGCCAGGATGTCGACCCTCACCAAGACTCACTATCCCAAACCCGACGACGCAGTCCTTGCAGCCCGTGCGTCTCAGAACATAAGGAGTACAACCCTCGAGGTCCTAAATGCCGGAATCAGCCGGTGTTTCGAGAAAGGCCCCAACCAGGTCTTCCTCATATTCCACAGTCTATTCGACGCCGCCATGAAGGGGGAAACGGACGTCAACGGGGATCCCTGGGCACCGCCTGATGAGGTCAAGGTCGATCTGAGTCGATGGCTTTATACCTTCTCGCCCACCCACGTCCTCGATACCGCTAGGATATATAcagtcctcatcatcctgctCGCCTGCAAAGGTGATTCTCAGTCCCTTATCGCTGCCACCAGATTTCTCGCCCCAACCCCCGAGCTCTTCCTCTCAATGAACGATATAAAACACCACCCCTCTGCCGATCTCACTGCCCTCTTCAACAGAGCCAAAAAGGCCGCGGTTGACGGTAAAATTGGCAAGACAACGGTAATACCCGTGCATCTCGTCGACGTGGAGCTCGTCCGGATTGCAAAGATGAACCTCCCAACAGGAGACTACCCAACCTTCGAACACTGCTTCGTCATTGGCGTCGCCCGTGAAGGGTGGCGCCTCTACCAGGCCTGGGGGACCCCCAACAAACGGCGCGGATTCAGGCTTGACGAGTGGATAATGGCAGATGGGAACCGGGTCCGGTCGTGGGAAGAAGGCAAGAAATGGATGCGTTTGTTCGAGCGATTTGTCGGTAAGAGAGGGGACTGGACTGAAGAACTTAATGAGATTTACAGAGACCTCTTTATTCCCCACATGAAGGACTCTGCAAAGAGAAGGGGACTTTCCAATTTGGTCATCCTTCACTTTCGGCCCCATGTGCGGGCTTTTGGACCTATGGATGTCGCCATTGAAGATATTCAGAAGTTCAGGATTGTCGAGCAGACCGATActcagacccagacccagtcccagtccaCTCCCAGGCCGGAAAGTCCAACTGAATCAAAATCTGCTGGTTCTTTATCCATGACCTGTGAACAAGCTGAGGAGTGGTACAAATCCACCTACGGACCCGTTGATACCACGACATCTGGCTCACAAGACCCGTCCATCTACGCCTCACTTACAACAGAGTCGACTACTGACGCTGCAAAATCGGCTAATTCTTCCGCTGAAAAGGCCAAAGATAAACCACCCCGTGGATTCTTTGGTCCCACTGGGCTTCCTGTGTGCGCGTGCTGTGTGAAACCTGTTAAGGGAGCCTCTACCAGACCCGCCACCCAACCTTCCGCCAAAACGGTTGCAAAGGCCAGTGCAAAGGCTGCCGGTAAAGCCCCGGTTAAggatatatcttctatcGAAGCTGAGACAGACACACCTGCTTATGATGACAtcgatggtgatggtgatggtgatgctgattCGGACACGACAATCTTTATCGACCACGATTTCTACATCAAGACCAGGATTCCTGTTGGGGCTGGAGCCTTTTATAATGGCGAAGGACCATCCCCGGTTGATACCTCACACGAATCTCTCAGCACTGCTCTTGCCAACGTGGATGCTGAAATCGATTCTGCGCTTGGTGTTGCCAAAGCTAATATCAATACTATTCCCCAGTATGGGACTTTTTGCAGCGATAGTGGTGCAGTTGAGCCTGAtgtccaagccctaactgaAACCATGTCGGAGTTGGATATTAAATCTGAAGCTGTCAGCAATGCCGAACTTGAATCCCCAGGCAATGCTTCTCCCAGGTTCAATGCGGAGGTCGAACCGGTGTTGAATCTGGCCAGAACCAAGCTGGATGGGATTCGAGATTACAGCTCCCATTTCGGCTTTCGGGGTCTTCCTCCCTTTCGTGTGGCAGACAATACTAAGTCTTGTCCCCAGTCTGATACTGGTGTAGACATGCAAGTTGGCGTTGAATCTAAGGGTGAAGTTGTTTCTGCCGGAGTCGATACTGCTCTTGATCGAGTTGAGATCGAGCCTCCTACTACAGTCACTTccaacatcgacatcgaagttgaagccgaagctgagCCTGATATCGACGTCGGCGCCAGTGTTGGTAGTATTGCTGGTGTCGACACGGAAACGGTCATAAAAGCTACTTCTGAACCTGATGCCAAGGCAGACCTGGGACTGGATACTGAGCCCGAGACTGAAGTTCTTGCTGAGGCGGAATCTCCTGTCAAGTCTCCTTCCAAAGTCGATTCTGGTGTCGAAGTAGACACTGCAGACGTTGAAGCTTCTATTGACAAGACTCCTGCTCAAGTCGAGACAGATCTTCCTGTTACGGCTCCCTCTGGATTCAGTACCGAAGAGAAGGCTGAAGCCGCAGTTGATGTTAAATCGGAGCAGCCTGTCATCGAGAAATCTTCTGAGCTCGACATCAGCGCCGCTGACTCTGCAGATGTCAAGCCCCACGTCGCTGTCGAGACTTCTGCCCATCTTCCAGTCAAACCTCCTATCCCAGCTTCCTCTAAAGCCAAATCTAGAGGTAGATCCAGAAGGAAATCCGCAGCCAATACCTCAAACAGGGCCATTCCCAAAGTTAAAACTACAGTCAAGCCGCCACCCAAAGTCAACATCCCTGCTAGGTGGAAGCTCACGCCCATCCCGGAGCAGGACGAACACCGCCAGCCTACCTCAGAAGATGAATCAGATGGAGGGGTATCTCTCAATGTGCACGACGGCTCGGAAAGTAGATTCCAGGAGCTGAACTTAGGGGTTGCAAGATGGGAAACAAGCAGAGCCAGTCACGCTGGGAGAGCGAGAATGAACCAGAGACGTGATTACATGCAGGCGTTTAATCTTGCGGGTCCGGCTTGGAATGCGGAGTTGGATAGATTTAGAATGGGATTAAGGGCTTATAATTGGTAAACTTCTCTGCAAGGGATTGGGATGTTTGTCGAATATCAGGAATATGCTCGATATGTAGATAATCTTGCATAGGATAGTAGAAGCTTTTAACAGTTCATTGGAgcaaaataaataaagttgAGGTATCTCTGAAATCTGGATCTTATAACACCAACTCTCAGTCCCAATGCCAGTCCCAATGTCTCTCCGCTTCAATATACATGATAAACAATAAAATCCCATCTCACCATCTGAAAGCCACTTGGTTAGCCAACATCCATATAAAATAGCAGTAAGGGTAAGAAAAGGGAAACTTACGAAAAACTCTCCGAATGCAAATAAACGTCTCCCCCAGAACCACCGCGTAGGATTCTCTCCTGCTCAAGCGCAGCCGCATTCCTCACATCATTCAGCATAGACGCAGGACCGCAGACGAATAGCGCAACACGCTTTCCGACGCCAGACTCTGTGGAACTGGCAACAACCCGTGGGAGGTTCGGCCGTCCTTTGGCGAAGGCATTAGCGCTGGTGTTCGCGTTCTCGTCGGCATTATGTGTCTCCGAGAGAGCTTcagatgacgaggagatcGGTTCAACCGATTCTTCTGGTTTGGAT
This is a stretch of genomic DNA from Aspergillus puulaauensis MK2 DNA, chromosome 8, nearly complete sequence. It encodes these proteins:
- a CDS encoding uncharacterized protein (COG:S;~EggNog:ENOG410Q1I8) codes for the protein MPTRPAKKSVLPSYPTYMHTTLQLTAVFRQLPPSIVTSPFFPNIFAPLLALDPHPASLPNGPDQLWARMSTLTKTHYPKPDDAVLAARASQNIRSTTLEVLNAGISRCFEKGPNQVFLIFHSLFDAAMKGETDVNGDPWAPPDEVKVDLSRWLYTFSPTHVLDTARIYTVLIILLACKGDSQSLIAATRFLAPTPELFLSMNDIKHHPSADLTALFNRAKKAAVDGKIGKTTVIPVHLVDVELVRIAKMNLPTGDYPTFEHCFVIGVAREGWRLYQAWGTPNKRRGFRLDEWIMADGNRVRSWEEGKKWMRLFERFVGKRGDWTEELNEIYRDLFIPHMKDSAKRRGLSNLVILHFRPHVRAFGPMDVAIEDIQKFRIVEQTDTQTQTQSQSTPRPESPTESKSAGSLSMTCEQAEEWYKSTYGPVDTTTSGSQDPSIYASLTTESTTDAAKSANSSAEKAKDKPPRGFFGPTGLPVCACCVKPVKGASTRPATQPSAKTVAKASAKAAGKAPVKDISSIEAETDTPAYDDIDGDGDGDADSDTTIFIDHDFYIKTRIPVGAGAFYNGEGPSPVDTSHESLSTALANVDAEIDSALGVAKANINTIPQYGTFCSDSGAVEPDVQALTETMSELDIKSEAVSNAELESPGNASPRFNAEVEPVLNLARTKLDGIRDYSSHFGFRGLPPFRVADNTKSCPQSDTGVDMQVGVESKGEVVSAGVDTALDRVEIEPPTTVTSNIDIEVEAEAEPDIDVGASVGSIAGVDTETVIKATSEPDAKADLGLDTEPETEVLAEAESPVKSPSKVDSGVEVDTADVEASIDKTPAQVETDLPVTAPSGFSTEEKAEAAVDVKSEQPVIEKSSELDISAADSADVKPHVAVETSAHLPVKPPIPASSKAKSRGRSRRKSAANTSNRAIPKVKTTVKPPPKVNIPARWKLTPIPEQDEHRQPTSEDESDGGVSLNVHDGSESRFQELNLGVARWETSRASHAGRARMNQRRDYMQAFNLAGPAWNAELDRFRMGLRAYNW